One genomic segment of Helianthus annuus cultivar XRQ/B chromosome 14, HanXRQr2.0-SUNRISE, whole genome shotgun sequence includes these proteins:
- the LOC110903947 gene encoding caffeoyl-CoA O-methyltransferase codes for MAAIGETQPAKHQEVGHKSLLQSDALYQYILETSVYPREPQPMKELREVTAKHPWNLMTTSADEGQFLNLLLKLINAKNTMEIGVYTGYSLLSTALALPEDGKILALDINRENYEIGLPIIEKAGVAHKIDFREGPALPLLDQMVDDVNFHGSFDFIFVDADKDNYLNYHKRLIDLVKIGGVIGYDNTLWNGSLVAPPDAPLRKYVRYYRDFVLELNKALAADTRVEICQLPVGDGITLCRRIC; via the exons ATGGCTGCCATCGGAGAAACTCAACCTGCAAAACACCAAGAAGTTGGCCACAAGAGTCTCCTTCAAAGCGATGCACTTTACCAATACATTCTTGAAACCAGTGTCTACCCAAGAGAGCCACAACCCATGAAGGAGCTACGTGAGGTCACTGCCAAACACCCTTG GAATCTAATGACCACATCGGCGGATGAAGGACAGTTTTTAAATCTACTACTCAAACTCATTAACGCTAAGAACACGATGGAGATCGGTGTTTACACGGGTTACTCTCTTCTTTCCACTGCCCTTGCTCTCCCGGAGGATGGTAAGATTTTGGCATTGGACATAAACCGTGAAAATTACGAAATTGGCCTTCCGATTATTGAGAAAGCCGGTGTTGCTCACAAGATTGATTTTAGAGAAGGCCCTGCACTTCCTCTTCTTGACCAAATGGTGGATGATGTAAATTTCCATGGATCATTTGACTTTATATTTGTGGATGCTGACAAAGATAACTATCTTAACTACCACAAAAGGTTAATTGATCTTGTCAAGATTGGGGGAGTGATTGGGTACGATAACACCCTTTGGAACGGGTCTTTGGTGGCACCACCAGATGCACCACTTAGAAAGTATGTAAGGTATTACAGAGATTTCGTACTAGAGCTTAACAAAGCTTTGGCTGCTGATACAAGAGTCGAGATTTGTCAACTTCCGGTGGGTGATGGAATCACTTTGTGTCGTCGTATATGCTAA